One genomic region from Leishmania braziliensis MHOM/BR/75/M2904 complete genome, chromosome 35 encodes:
- a CDS encoding putative ankyrin repeat protein has product MSDTGSSPDSTTRWVPPAETIYDACRRGNAERFMGYVEKGGCLSECDDQKLTLLHHAAFSGNVAFVKAILDRSGTQQVMIDAADREGWTPLHYAADRGHTQVAAALLDEGASVNARDTAKRTPMHLAALSGRADVVAMLLRNGASKTAKNVAGMTPVDCAKEADQAAVIAQLE; this is encoded by the coding sequence ATGTCAGACACTGGGTCCTCCCCCGACAGCACCACACGGTGGGTACCCCCTGCAGAGACTATCTACGATGCTTGCCGGCGCGGTAACGCCGAGCGCTTCATGGGATACGTAGAGAAGGGTGGATGCCTCAGCGAGTGTGATGATCAGAAACTCACTTTGCTTCATCACGCCGCCTTTTCGGGCAACGTGGCCTTTGTCAAAGCAATCCTTgaccgcagcggcacgcaaCAAGTTATGATTGATGCTGCCGACAGGGAAGGGTGGACACCGTTGCACTACGCCGCGGATCGTGGACACACGCaggtcgctgcagcgctactCGACGAAGGGGCCAGCGTAAACGCACGCGACACCGCGAAGCGCACACCCATGCATCTCGCCGCTCTCTCCGGTAGAGCAGATGTAGTGGCGATGCTGCTTCGCAATGGTGCCTCAAAGACGGCCAAGAATGTGGCGGGCATGACCCCGGTGGATTGTGCCAAGGAGGCGGACCAAGCAGCTGTTATTGCGCAGCTCGAGTAG